The genomic segment CAGATCGCCGTACCCCTGTAGATAAGTCGCGAGCCGCCCCACGGTCTTCTTCAGGCGCAGTTCGTAGGGAAGATGATCTCCGATCGTCGCGAAGCACGACCAGACGCGCACCAGCGAGGGATCGCGACCGGCGCGCTCAGCGGCGTTCTTGACTGCGCGCACGCAGCGCTCGAGTGTCTCGTCGCTGAAGAAGGTGTGCAGCACGACCGCGTCGAATGCGCGCCCCCCCAGCGCCAGGGAATTGGGACCGAAGGCGGTGAAGGTCAGCGGGATCTGCTCGTCGAAATCGGGATCGAGCACCAGGACCGGAAATTTCCCGGCGGGTCCGTCGTGGCCCGCGACCACCTCGCCGCGCCATAGACGTCGCATCAATCCGACGAAGTCTTCGATCTCCGCGGTCTTGATGTGCGGAATACCAAAGGCGTCGAACATCGGTGCGATGCCGCGCCCCAGACCCAGGGAAAAGCGGCCGCCCGTGAGCCGGTGCATCGTGGTGGCCCAGGCGGCCGTCACGATCGGGTGACGGGTGTTGTGGTTGGTCGCGGCGGTCGCGATGCCGATTTTCGACGAC from the bacterium genome contains:
- a CDS encoding TIGR03857 family LLM class F420-dependent oxidoreductase, coding for MQTMNELGFYTLAGQPKSPRDLIEEVQQAEEMGIGSAFISERFNIKEAATLSGAAGAVSSKIGIATAATNHNTRHPIVTAAWATTMHRLTGGRFSLGLGRGIAPMFDAFGIPHIKTAEIEDFVGLMRRLWRGEVVAGHDGPAGKFPVLVLDPDFDEQIPLTFTAFGPNSLALGGRAFDAVVLHTFFSDETLERCVRAVKNAAERAGRDPSLVRVWSCFATIGDHLPYELRLKKTVGRLATYLQGYGDLMVKTNNWDPAVLERFRADPFVAGFRGALDAKGTTEDLERVAELLPDEWLAPAATGSPEQCVKAIEGQFALGADGVILHGASPAELAPIVSAYRQRRPEGRFDHLCANPAASVQAR